A section of the Ciona intestinalis chromosome 4, KH, whole genome shotgun sequence genome encodes:
- the LOC104265593 gene encoding apoptogenic protein 1, mitochondrial-like, with the protein MSVVRKVFSSWVGKRTITSVRQLSHSQNNVYVGEPNKDSNIRPIVVQRSTYDTKLETRLKDLQEKTQKWHHQFWKQHNENYSTSREIFVEKLLKNRGFQNDSGQPKPTPDPDDMAVFHRDFLTNNLVTLRKYDNEWRKLNRQLIFLMMVVNIQRACLWIIQPLYKRKTINQMNVDKTTPLSNKEGH; encoded by the coding sequence atgtcgGTAGTACGGAAAGTGTTTTCGAGCTGGGTTGGAAAGAGAACAATAACAAGTGTAAGACAACTTTCTCATTCACAAAATAATGTCTATGTTGGTGAGCCAAATAAAGATTCAAACATTCGCCCAATAGTTGTGCAACGATCAACTTACGATACGAAGCTTGAAACACGATTGAAAGATTTACAAGAGAAGACACAAAAGTGGCATCACCAGTTCTGGAAACAACATAATGAAAACTACTCAACAAGCCGCGAAATATTCGTTGAAAAACTCCTGAAGAATCGAGGATTTCAGAATGATTCTGGTCAACCTAAACCAACACCTGATCCTGATGATATGGCAGTGTTTCATAGAGACTTCCTAACAAATAACTTGGTAACTCTTCGAAAATACGACAATGAATGGCGGAAACTTAATCGTCAGCTTATATTCTTAATGATGGTGGTCAACATACAACGTGCTTGTTTGTGGATTATTCAACCattatataaaagaaaaacaattaatcaAATGAATGTAGATAAGACAACACCTCTATCAAATAAAGAGGGACATTGA
- the LOC100182025 gene encoding transmembrane protein 245-like, whose amino-acid sequence MILGVTSSFKIPVVILILTVVCIGFITGDEDDRDADDISTQGTIRKKNSDIYFNVLFITFGVVILWMHMWIVTLMLIPLSFCLVKKLILHEKTFLFVDGVCRWCFHSPMVEIMRKVNLFYSNYKHVIFVHPLPCIASSFQKGDKKLHLFILSYLPVLTSVVIILMIFTNAMFMTIFVTVKVQQESVLAIQLASNVINETVSQNPEYQAWLPDNETMHRTMDSVVDKVYLEGREWISQKLKETSTQNNNLTKVEKQILKIWDEVYHNMFVAKLKPKRRLLRQTSFKADKSGLLSRIMDLLNMNEVISWLQENVSALMSLGETVLTILRSNISLILSTVSVVWSAVLNGGTLILNLLLSFVIFFTTLFHLLSVSTDQYKPIQMIGAAIKPFFSETPFETAMQDALSGVFGASLKMFGFYGLYTWVNHSMFGANLVYMPSVLAALFGVVPLLTTYWVCIPAALEIWLLQGNPLRAICLTVFQFLPTLFVDAAIYKDISSSGGGGHPYITGLAVAGGVYTFGLEGAIAGPLILCFLLVVVNMYAAATQKTNENVSRRLL is encoded by the coding sequence ATGATTCTCGGCGTCACCAGCAGTTTTAAGATACctgttgtaattttaattttgacagTTGTTTGTATTGGCTTTATAACTGGAGATGAAGATGACAGAGATGCAGATGATATATCAACACAAGGAACAATTAGAAAAAAGAATTccgatatatattttaatgttttatttattaccttTGGAGTTGTGATTCTATGGATGCACATGTGGATTGTCACCTTAATGCTTATACCCTTAAGCTTTTGTTTGGTCaagaagttaatattacaCGAAAAAACGTTTCTTTTTGTTGATGGAGTGTGTAGGTGGTGTTTTCATTCTCCAATGGTGGAAATTATGAGGaaggttaatttattttattcaaattacaaacatgttatatttgttCATCCACTCCCATGTATAGCATCTAGTTTTCAAAAAGGCGAtaagaagttacatttattcatcttGTCATACCTTCCTGTTCTTACCAGCGTTGTTATTATTCTGATGATATTCACAAATGCAATGTTTATGACAATATTTGTGACGGTAAAGGTACAACAGGAAAGTGTGCTAGCAATTCAGTTAGCTTCAAATGTCATAAACGAAACTGTTTCACAAAATCCTGAATACCAAGCCTGGCTACCTGACAATGAAACTATGCACAGAACCATGGACTCTGTTGTGGATAAAGTTTATTTAGAGGGTAGAGAATGGATCTCACAAAAGCTAAAAGAAACTTCCACTCAGAACaacaatttaacaaaagttgaaaagcaaattttaaagatttggGACGAAGTATATCACAATATGTTTGTTGCTAAGCTAAAACCAAAAAGAAGATTATTAAGACAGACTTCTTTTAAAGCCGATAAATCAGGTTTATTATCTAGAATTATGGATCTGTTGAACATGAATGAAGTTATTTCTTGGTTACAAGAAAATGTTTCTGCTTTAATGTCACTGGGAGAAACTGTGTTAACGATTTTAAGAAGCAATATTTCATTGATTCTATCTACTGTTTCTGTTGTATGGAGTGCAGTGTTAAATGGTGGCACTCTCATTTTAAACCTATTGCTctcatttgttatttttttcacaactttgtttcatttattatccGTCAGCACTGACCAATACAAACCTATACAAATGATTGGAGCTGCTATCAAACCATTTTTCTCTGAAACTCCATTTGAAACTGCAATGCAAGATGCTTTGAGCGGTGTATTTGGAGCATCTTTAAAGATGTTTGGATTTTATGGTTTATACACTTGGGTGAACCATTCAATGTTCGGCGCAAACTTAGTGTACATGCCCTCTGTCCTTGCTGCCTTATTTGGTGTGGTACCACTGCTTACCACATATTGGGTGTGTATTCCTGCTGCATTGGAAATATGGCTTCTGCAAGGGAATCCTTTGCGTGCAATTTGTCTCACAGTGTTCCAGTTCTTGCCTACTTTATTTGTGGATGCTGCAATATACAAAGATATATCATCAAGTGGTGGAGGTGGACATCCTTATATCACAGGTCTTGCTGTTGCTGGTGGAGTATATACATTTGGACTTGAAGGAGCCATTGCTGGTCCTCTTATACTGTGTTTTCTCCTAGTTGTTGTAAATATGTATGCTGCTGCAacacaaaaaacaaatgaaaatgtaTCCAGACGTTTACTTTGA